In Carya illinoinensis cultivar Pawnee chromosome 7, C.illinoinensisPawnee_v1, whole genome shotgun sequence, the following are encoded in one genomic region:
- the LOC122315589 gene encoding small polypeptide DEVIL 14 has protein sequence MAATTFSTRSLKLRSWHRCSKQAREQRARLYIIWRCAVILLCWHD, from the coding sequence ATGGCAGCTACCACATTCTCCACGAGAAGTTTGAAGCTCCGATCATGGCACCGGTGTTCGAAGCAAGCTAGAGAGCAGCGGGCACGGCTTTATATCATATGGAGGTGTGCTGTGATTCTCCTGTGTTGGCATGACTAG